A single genomic interval of Cucumis sativus cultivar 9930 chromosome 7, Cucumber_9930_V3, whole genome shotgun sequence harbors:
- the LOC101221358 gene encoding DNA-repair protein XRCC1 gives MSNSKANEGGGSAKRSLPSWMSGKDDGSTSRGKKPNSSASVGNDLMVEAEEPKQEKGNGEGPVSSSLHHDFSRLLEGVVFVLSGFVNPERSILRSQALEMGAQYKPDWNSDCTLLICAFPNTPKFRQVESDCGTIVSKEWISECYAQKRLVDIESYLLYAGKPWRRCDLSREATQDIPSPSKKPQRVVEKTSHLKPHEPEIAQSRRSNFSRDCFSPSKLKKWAIDDYHKTLSWLESQEEKPDPSEIKKIAAEGILTCLQDAIDSLHQNQDINQMTEEWKFVPQVVEELAKLSNKKESISKEELCRQATDSKSIYEVELNSLLESSPERKKKRIVKKESKNGHETKEYDSDDTIEMTEEEIDVAFHKVVCKNS, from the exons ATGTCAAATTCAAAGGCCAATGAGGGTGGCGGCAGTGCTAAGCGCAGTCTTCCTTCATGGATGAGTGGGAAGGACGATGGAAGTACGTCTCGAGGCAAGAAACCAAACAGTTCTGCTTCTGTTGGAAATGATTTGATGGTCGAAGCTGAAGAGCCTAAGCAAGAGAAGGGAAATGGTGAAGGTCCAGTGAGCAGTTCATTACACCATGATTTCTCCAGACTTCTG GAAGGAGTAGTTTTCGTGTTGTCAGGTTTTGTTAATCCTGAGCGTAGCATTTTGCGATCTCAAGCTTTAGAAATGGGAGCTCAATATAAACCTGATTGGAACTCAGATTGCACTTTGTTGATCTGTGCTTTCCCAAATACCCCAAAATTTCGGCAAGTGGAGTCAGATTGTGGAACCATAGTATCAaag GAGTGGATTTCAGAATGTTATGCACAGAAGAGGCTTGTTGACATTGAAAGCTACCTCCTCTATGCTGGAAAACCTTGGAGAAGATGCGATCTTTCACGTGAAGCCACCCAAG ATATTCCATCACCATCCAAGAAACCTCAGAGAGTGGTTGAAAAAACTTCACATTTAAAACCACATGAGCCGGAGATAGCTCAG AGTAGACGGAGTAATTTTTCAAGAGACTGCTTTTCTCCTTCgaaattaaagaaatgggCTATTGATGATTACCATAAGACACTTTCTTGGCTAGAGAGTCAAGAAGAGAAG CCAGATCCAAGTGAGATAAAGAAAATAGCAGCAGAAGGAATTTTAACTTGTTTACAAGATGCCATAGATTCTCTTCATCAAAATCAG GACATCAATCAGATGACTGAAGAATGGAAGTTCGTTCCCCAGGTGGTGGAAGAGCTGGCAAAGCTTAGCAATAAGAAAGAGTCGATATCAAAGGAGGAACTTTGCAGGCAGGCCACGGATTCTAAAAGCATTTATGAAGTAGAACTTAATTCTCTTCTTGAGAGTTCCccagaaagaaagaagaagcgAATTGTCAAGAAAGAGTCGAAGAATGGTCATGAAACAAAGGAATATGATAGTGATGACACGATTGAGATGACTGAGGAGGAGATAGACGTGGCATTCCATAAAGTAGTTTGTAAGAATTCTTAG